A section of the Zymoseptoria tritici IPO323 chromosome 9, whole genome shotgun sequence genome encodes:
- the ARP2406 gene encoding actin-related protein, ARP3 class (Actin-related protein; homolog of the Saccharomyces cerevisiae ARP3 which is required for the motility and integrity of actin patches) produces the protein MANQTPAVVMDNGTGYSKLGFAGNDSPSFVFPTAIATKGPSAGGGSGSGRPAVANKPSFLTGGAGPGGHLSAKRGTEDLDFFIGDEALAASAGPGYGLHYPIRHGQIENWDHMERFWSNSIFKYLRVEPEDHHFLLTEPPLNPPENRENTAEIMFESFNCAGLYIAVQAVLALAASWTSSKVQDRSLTGTVIDSGEGVTHVIPVAEGYVIGSSIKSIPIAGRDITYFVQSLLRDRGEPDSSLKTAERIKEEFCYVCPDIVKEFARFDREPEDRFKKYDVRQPGGRSVTVDVGYERFLAPEIFFNPEIYSSDFLTPLPNIVDTVIQTSPIDVRRGLYKNIVLSGGSTLYNQFGRRLQRDIRHLVDARIAASEARAGNAAKSGGLEVQVITHKRQRHGPWFGGSLLGQTPEFKSYCHTKAEYDEIGPSIVRRFALLGGPGST, from the exons atggCGAACCAAACACCAGCCGTTGTCATGGACAA CGGTACTGGATACTCAAAATTGGGATTCGCTGGCAATGACTCTCCTTCCTTCGTCTTTCCCACTGCGATTGCGACCAAAGGCCCTTCAGCAGGAGGTGGATCAGGATCAGGCAGACCGGCCGTTGCGAACAAGCCGTCCTTCTTGACCGGAGGAGCAGGCCCAGGTGGACATCTATCGGCGAAGAGAGGCACAGAAGATTTGGACTTCTTCATTGGAGATGAGGCTCTTGCGGCTTCTGCTGGTCCCG GTTACGGATTGCATTATCCCATCCGACATGGGCAGATCGAGAACTGG GACCACATGGAGCGTTTCTGGTCCAACAGCATCTTCAAATACCTCCGAGTCGAGCCCGAAGATCACCACTTCCTCCTGACCGAGCCTCCACTCAACCCTCCTGAGAACCGCGAAAACACCGCCGAGATCATGTTCGAATCGTTCAACTGCGCTGGACTATACATTGCCGTGCAGGCCGTTCTTGCTTTGGCAGCTTCGTGGACATCTTCCAAGGTGCAGGACCGGTCACTCACAGGTACTGTGATCGACTCTGGCGAGGGTGTGACACATGTTATTCCTGTCGCTGAGGGATACGTCATTGGAAGCAGTATTAAGAGCATACCAATTGCTGGAAGAGACATCACCTACTTTGTACAATCGCTTCTCCGCGATCGAGGAGAGCCCGACAGCAGCTTGAAGACGGCCGAGAGGATAAAGGAAGAATTTTGCTACGTCTGCCCGGATATTGTCAAGGAGTTTGCTCGTTTCGATCGAGAACCTGAAGACCGCTTCAAGAAGTACGACGTTAGGCAGCCGGGTGGACGCAGCGTGACCGTGGATGTCGGATACGAGCGCTTCCTGGCACCCGAGATCTTCTTCAACCCGGAAATCTACAGCTCCGACTTCCTGACACCTCTTCCGAACATCGTCGACACCGTCATCCAGACGTCGCCTATTGACGTGCGGAGAGGACTGTACAAGAACATTGTGCTTTCTGGAGGTTCGACTTTGTACAATCAGTTTGGACGACGATTACAACGAGATATCCGTCATCTGGTTGATGCTAGGATTGCGGCTTCAGAAGCTCGCGCAGGCAACGCGGCAAAGAGTGGTGGACTTGAGGTCCAAGTCATCACCCACAAACGTCAACGCCACGGTCCATGGTTTGGAGGTTCGCTGCTCGGGCAGACACCAGAGTTCAAGAGCTACTGTCACACAAAAGCGGAGTACGATGAGATTGGACCCAGTATCGTCAGGAGATTTGCATTGCTGGGAGGTCCGGGCAGTACGTGA